In Flavobacterium luteolum, the DNA window CCTTTTTTTTACTTCCATTTAATTTATCTGTTCCAAATTGGGCTTTCGATAATCATCGGAATTACAACTCCAATAATAAAAGCCGACATTACAAGTGCCCAATCACGTTTTGAAAAACGGAAAACGGTCTGCACTATATATGAAATTACCAGAACCACAAAAACTACTACTAGCTGAGCAGCTTCTATTCCTAAGGCAAACTCTCCCAAAGGTAACAATTTTGAGGTCGCAGAACCTCCTAATATTGTTTTGAAATAATTAGAAAAACCTAATCCATGAATAATTCCAAAGAATAAAGTTATGAAAAATACCAGATTTACGCCATCATTTTTTGAGGTCTTTCCAGCCGTAAATAAATGATAAAGAGCTGTTACCAGAATTGTAATCGGAATCAGGAATTCTACAACATCTACTTTTATGGCAATGATGCCGTAAACAGAAAGAATTAAAGCCAAAGTATGACCAATTGTAAAAAGAGAAACCAATAAAAAAATTCTTTTCCAGTCTTTAAAAAGATACGGAACGGTTAAGGCGATTAAAAAAAGAACGTGATCGTAAGCATTGATATCTAAAACGTGTTTTAATCCTATTTGAAAATAAATCCAAAATTGTGACATAGGTGTAATATAATTAAATAATTAGGGGTTGTAAACTTACGATTAATTTTCAAACTTAAATATTGAAGCCATCAAATCCTTCAATAAAGAAAAGTTAAATTTTATGAGAATTTTAAAATCGATAATTTAAAAATAAGGCTATATTTGTTTTACAAAAACTTTACAATTATGTCATTTTCAGAATTATTTGATAGCGAATTCAAGCAAAGAAACAAAGGACACTTTTCTGCTATCGTTCGTGTAGCATTGGCTGATGGAGTTGTATATCCAGAAGAAAAAGCCTTTTTAGACAAACTTGCTTCTCGTTTAGAAATTACAGAATCGGAATACGAAGAAATTCTTAGCGATCCGTTAAAATATCCGATCAATCCACCTTATTCATATGTTCAACGTTTAGAGCGTTTATATGATTTGACAAGAATGGTTCATGTTGATCATCATCTTGAAGACAAACAAGAAGTATTATTGAAAAAAATAAGTGTTGCGCTAGGATTCACACCAAGCAACGTAGATTATATCATTGCAAAAGCATTGTCGTTAGTTGACAATAAAGTAGATGCAGATACTTTTATCTACGAAATGCAGCACATGCATAAATAGTATTCAGTAATCAGTTTTTAGTGTTCAGTTTTTATACTGAAACTTGACTGCAAACGAAAATTAAAAACACAAAACCCGATATTGATTTTATCGGGTTTTGTGTTTTAAATCCTTTATTTTGACTGCGTGATATTTATATTATCAAAATAGTTTCCTGACTGTAATCCTATATTAAGAACTCTTTCTGCACCTGTTGTATTTTTACTCATGGTAACAATCAAGATGTTTCCATTTTTCCTTTCTACCTCAAAAACATCATTTTTAAAGATAAAATTTTCAGCAGACAAATTTACAGTTCCTTTGTCAATTCTTGCTTTGTCTAATGCAAAACCATTTACCCACCATCCTTTATACTCTGTAGTAATCGTAATTTTGTTGGCTTCTGCGGTAAAAGAAGCTTCCTTTTTAGAAAGTTTAATCACATCTCCAGAAGCGCCCGTTGGCAGATCTTTAACCTCATCATTACTGCAGGAAACAAACAAAACTGAAAACATTCCAAATAGAAGCACTAATAGTTTTTTCTTCATCATAATTTACTTTTTAGGTTTGATTAGTTTTAAGGCATTTACAAAAAATTAATCCATAATTTCTCATAAACACTAGGTTCTTTATATAGATTGATAAAACTAAAAATAGTTGCGTGTGCTTTTTAATTTATCCTTAAAGCA includes these proteins:
- a CDS encoding TerB family tellurite resistance protein, with protein sequence MSFSELFDSEFKQRNKGHFSAIVRVALADGVVYPEEKAFLDKLASRLEITESEYEEILSDPLKYPINPPYSYVQRLERLYDLTRMVHVDHHLEDKQEVLLKKISVALGFTPSNVDYIIAKALSLVDNKVDADTFIYEMQHMHK
- a CDS encoding HupE/UreJ family protein yields the protein MSQFWIYFQIGLKHVLDINAYDHVLFLIALTVPYLFKDWKRIFLLVSLFTIGHTLALILSVYGIIAIKVDVVEFLIPITILVTALYHLFTAGKTSKNDGVNLVFFITLFFGIIHGLGFSNYFKTILGGSATSKLLPLGEFALGIEAAQLVVVFVVLVISYIVQTVFRFSKRDWALVMSAFIIGVVIPMIIESPIWNR